The genomic stretch CCACCTCACCGATTTTCTCATCTGGCAGTCGGTCTACTCCGAACTCTTCTTCCTCGACGTCAACTGGGCGCTGCTCAGAAAAGTGGATTTCCTCCGAGCGCTCCGGGACTTCCAGTCGAGAGCGCGGCGGTTCGGGAAGTAAGCCGGCGATAGAGGCCGGTAACAAAGTCTCGCGCGAAGCCGCGAAGTGCGACGGTTCGTAGAACCGGAGCATGAGAAGCCATCAGGCTTCGAAGGGGAGTTGCTCTCAGATAAACCGAACTTCGCGTTCTTCGCGGCTTCGCGTGAGGCAACATACAAGGATAATAGCAGAGTCTCACGCGAAGAACGACTTCCTCTTTGGGGAAGGAGTTTGAGAAGCCGTAGGCTTCGAGCCGCGAAGTCCGAGATGTAAGTATAGCAACTTCCTGCGGGGAAGTCGCACATCGCGTGAAGCCACGTCGGCGTGGAGGTAACCGTCAGCCCCCCCGGGCAACGCGCTCCTTGAGCCGCATGCGCTGGTCGTAGACCCGCATCGCCCGCAGAAGGTCGATCTTCCTGAACGCCGGCCAGTAGGGGGCGCAGAAGTAGACGGCCGACTCATGGCCGTTCGCGAGCCAGGGGAGGAAGTTCGAGGTCCGGTAATCGTTGCCGGTACGGATGATCAGGTCGACAGGAGGGATGGGCGCTCCCCGGTTGAGGTGGGCCTCAACGGTCGCGGGGTCGATGGCCGCCGGGTCGATGGCGCCATCCCTGACCTCGTCGAGGATCGACCGGGCGGCGTGCACGATCTCGTTCCGGCCGCCGTAGGCGAGCGCGATGTTGATGAAGTAATCGTTGTAGTGCCGGGTCGCCTCCTCCGCCGCATCGATGGTTGCAAGGAGTTCGCCGGGGAGGAGGGATCGATCGCCGATCATCTGCACCCGGATATGGTTTTTGTGTACCCGCTCATCCTTCATGACCGCAACGAACTTCTCCCGGAAGAGGCGAAAGAGCGATTCGAGCTCGCTGCTATCCCTCCGGAAGTTCTCCGTGGAGAAGGTGTAGAGCGTGATGTGCTGCACGCCGAGGTCGCACGCCCAGTCGAGGACCTGCTCGGTCGCATCCGCCCCGAGCCGGTGGCCGACCGCTGTATCGAGCCCCTGTTCCCGGGCATACCGGCGGTTCCCGTCCTGGATCACCGCGACATGCCGGGGGACGTGCTTCACCTGCCACTTCAGGTAACGCTCGTAGAGAGGTTCGATCCCCGATCGCAACATCAGAGCGGCGTCACCTCGACCACCATGCCGCCGTTCGGGTAGCGCTCGACGACATACTTCTTCCCCGGCAGCCCGGCGCCGTGTTCGGTGAGCACCCACCACGCCATCTCGATCCGCCCCTCAAAAACTGCATACTCATCGTCATCGAGACCCTCCAGGAATCCGTCGACGGCACCTTCCGGCTCGAGCACCCCGTAGACAACGGTTCCGTCATCCGTCACCTCCTCGAACGGACGCGCAGTGTTGGCAGCGATCCGCTTTAACCGTTCCCGTAGCTGGACCGAGTCCTTGAAGACCGACGAGCAGAAGTGAACTTTCGGGTCGCCGGTGAGTCTCTCCGCCCACTGGCGGGCACCCTTCACGGCGTTGTGCATCCCGTCGTCGAGTTCGAGCCCGCGGTCGCGCATGGCGGCGGCGCAGGTCTCGCCCCACTCCAGCTCGTTGATGTTGAGGAAGTCGAAGAGCGGGAGGGCGGCGGCAAGATCCTCGATCCCCGGGAGCGCCGGCACCTCGATGCCGACAAGGAAGCCCATCTTCCGGGCGAGGGCGGCGGATCGGGCAAAATCGGTCTCGATAATCTGCGGCCAGACCTCATGAGGCGGGTGGAGCCGGATCTCGTCGACCAGCCCCTGCAGGCGCCGGAGCACGGCTTCGTCCGGCGCAAGGCCGGTGTAGAGGTGGATCTGGTGATCCGGGCCGAAGCGCTCCTTGAGAGCGTGGCAGTACTCCACCACCCGGTCGAGTTCGAGGAGCGGTTCGCCGCCGGTGACGCCGGTCCCGAGAGCGCTCATGCTCTCCGCAACCTCGATGGCCTCGGACGGCGACGAGACCTGCCGTTCGTTTGCAAAGACCACGTCCCGGCCTTTTCGCTCACGTGAAAGCGGACAGTACCAGCAGGTGCGGCGACACCGGCCGGTCACAAAGAGGACCATCTTCGCTCCCTGGTGGCAGAGGACGCACCCCGGCGAGAGGAACTGCCCGCCGGGGGGTACTCCCGACTCCTGCGGCATAGTTACAGCATGTATGGGGCGGCGGAAGTGAAAAGGTTTGACGGTACAGGGAGAGAAACGGGGGAGAGGCAGGCAGGCCGGTAAGTGGCTGTGCTGGAGATGGTTTCCGGTTTTCCCGCCGGAACGAGCGTGGTACCGAGCAACAACTAGATATAGGCTCCGTGCAGAGAATTACCCTGGCTATGCCGCTGTGCGCACGTGATGACGGTCTCTCGGAGGTCGTCGGTTTTGTCCTGATCCTCGCCCTGATCGTCGTAGCGCTCTCGCTCTATCAGATCTACGGGGTTCCGGCGGCCGGGAGGGAGAACGAGATTGCGCACATGAACCAGGTGAAAGACCGGTTCATCGATTATAAGATTGTTCTGGACTCACTCTGGCTGAACAACAGGAACGGTGTCCTC from Methanoculleus chikugoensis encodes the following:
- the uppS gene encoding polyprenyl diphosphate synthase; the protein is MLRSGIEPLYERYLKWQVKHVPRHVAVIQDGNRRYAREQGLDTAVGHRLGADATEQVLDWACDLGVQHITLYTFSTENFRRDSSELESLFRLFREKFVAVMKDERVHKNHIRVQMIGDRSLLPGELLATIDAAEEATRHYNDYFINIALAYGGRNEIVHAARSILDEVRDGAIDPAAIDPATVEAHLNRGAPIPPVDLIIRTGNDYRTSNFLPWLANGHESAVYFCAPYWPAFRKIDLLRAMRVYDQRMRLKERVARGG
- a CDS encoding radical SAM protein, whose amino-acid sequence is MPQESGVPPGGQFLSPGCVLCHQGAKMVLFVTGRCRRTCWYCPLSRERKGRDVVFANERQVSSPSEAIEVAESMSALGTGVTGGEPLLELDRVVEYCHALKERFGPDHQIHLYTGLAPDEAVLRRLQGLVDEIRLHPPHEVWPQIIETDFARSAALARKMGFLVGIEVPALPGIEDLAAALPLFDFLNINELEWGETCAAAMRDRGLELDDGMHNAVKGARQWAERLTGDPKVHFCSSVFKDSVQLRERLKRIAANTARPFEEVTDDGTVVYGVLEPEGAVDGFLEGLDDDEYAVFEGRIEMAWWVLTEHGAGLPGKKYVVERYPNGGMVVEVTPL